In the Silene latifolia isolate original U9 population chromosome 1, ASM4854445v1, whole genome shotgun sequence genome, AAGTTATGGTTATATGAAGAAGCCTTTTGTGTCCTTAAACTTGTTTAAATAGTTTGGCAATATAAGATCCTTATCTGGACTAAATATCACTTAAGTAGTTCTGATTGAATATTGGAATCCAGGGATACATCTTGTAGCAGTCTTGGGTAAGGTATGCTTGAAAGACGCCTTAAAACCGTAACTCTTCACCTCGAACACATCATTCTATAGGACCGTCTTATCATTGTAATTGGTTGAAATGGTAATGAAAATGATTCATTGTTCTGTGCAATTTTGTGGGATTTGTCTGTCATCTTAGCAGCCTATAAAGTTTTTGTTCGCTATACACCATTCTTTTGGATTAGGCTTCTCAACTTGATCCTGATACTTCGCGGTTTTTTCATGGCAGATGTCACTGAAGTGCTGTGTGAACTTGAGCTTTATATACAGAGGGTGAAGGTATCTACAACTCCGGACGGGAAAGTATTGGACATTTTTTTCATCACTGATACCAGGTTCAGTAATTTCTTGTGCTTTATTTTTCCCCTCTTAAAATATAGCAGAGTCATCTCGTGAGCCCTGAGGCGTGGCCTATGTTTACTTTAATGTTCTATTGAACCGATTTCGTACCTATTCGCTTAGATCTTGTGATATAATTGCTTAAATGGATGAATTGTCCTTTTATGTTTTTGGAGGAGAGATGGTCGCTCGTTCACGAGATATTTGATTGCCGAAATACATTGTCTAAACAAGGAAAAGGAAAATATATTATGCAGATCAAGAGTTTGTTAGAAACAAGTACACCTATGCAAATTATGTGGACCTCCTCATATTACCTCACATACCTATATCCTCGACACTTGAATTGGGTATGACACTTGGACACTTTGTCGAGAGTTCGACACCTGGAATTCTTACCTGGACATGGCTTGAGTAACATAGCTCGACATGGCTGTCGAACTAGAAGTTGTTCAGTAAGGTAGCATTCATGTATAGGTTAGCAAGGACCTGGACATCTGAAGAGAAAATATAGTGATTAGCCTCAGTCTCATGTTTGCCATAGATGATTAGATGCTATAGGATAGTGTCTGGTTGAAAGGCTAAACACTAAATTGTAAATTTGTAAATGTTATTTAGGGAACTAATGCATACGAAAAGGAGGCAGGAGGATACAAAAGAGCATTTACGAGTTGTTCTGGGAGATGAAGTTGTTTGTGACATAGAAGAAGTTGACATTGAAGTTACTGGTTTTTCTCAAGCATCTACATTCCTTCGCTCTGCAATCACAGATGAAGCTTTCAATTTTGAGAACCCTGACAAAGACGGCATTTGCAACTCCGTCTCAATGGATAATTCTCTTAGTCCATCACATACATTAATCCAAATTGTTTGCCGAGACTACAATGGTCTTCTTTACGACCTTATGAGGACGCTTAAGGACTATAACATCCAGGTAAGCAGAATAATATGATTACTGTTATGATGTGAAATTCTGGTGAGACTGTTAAAAGTATTCTGGATGTTTTCTATTTCCAACAAAACCGAGAGCTAGCCCTTTTTTGGCCCAGGAACGCTagggaataaagcaaaatggcttAATAAACTCTCTTTGCATTTCTTATATATTGAAACAGCAGTCAGTTGATGTTATTGTCACCATAATTTTTGTTATACGTCATTTGAAACCGTCTTTTTGAGTTTTCAGCTAAAAGCATTGCTATTGTGGCAACAGATAGCATATGGCCGGGGCACCACAAAGCAGAATGGAAACTGTGAGATAGATTTGTTTGTTGTACAAGCTGACGGAAAGAAGATAGTGGACTCTAGCAAGCAAAGCGCCTTATGCTCTCGTCTTTCTAATGAACTTATTCAACCTTTAAAAGTCGCTGTGGTCAGTAGGGGCCCTGATACAGAGTTGCTGGTTGCCAACCCCGTGGAATTATCTGGAAGAGGGAGGCCCCTAGTTATTTATCATGTGACCCTTGCTTTGAAGAGCCTCAATATATGCGTCTTTTCGGTACTAACCCAAATCATCTTATCTCACTCTTTACATCTCATGTATACTTTATGCCTTTAACATGTTTGGATAATAGTGCTTAAGCTGTGCATTTTAAAATGTTTAGATAAGACTGCTTTAAGCACTCATATGTCCATTTCCTGTTCATTTCCGTTTCCATTTGCATTTCCACTAGAGTGACACATTATTGAAGGATGAAAACAGCTCTCTAAAATCTCCGCGCACTAAATTTCAGTACACCCTCTCACCGACGTCATCTTGACACTACACAGGATAGGGAATTTTAAATGCATGTGAAGGGTGTCAGGGTGGTACTCAAAATCAGCATTCTCCGTCTTGATGATGTTTTCTTACTGCAAAAACCAAACATTACTTGCCTTTGTTCTGGTGAAACATTTAAATGACTCATGTGGTGGATGTGTACATCTTTTCAGGCTGAGATTGGAAGACACAATATTGAACACCGGGAATGTGAAGTTTACCGATTCTTGCTCAATGAAGGCGACTGCATCTCAGTTCCGAGggaaaaaatcgaaaaaactgTGTGGCAAACATTGATGGGCTGGGAGTAAAGAGTAAAGACTACCGGTTTAGCAGGATCATCTCATCTGTATCTTACATGTAAATTATATGATTAACCAACCGAGTTCTGACTCCTACAATGTACACTTCTTAGTAATAAGGTTATGTCAAAAACGCTTCAAGAAGAGAGAGCAGTGAAGATATTAGAGTTGGTGGAGCTGGAGATTATCGGTTGTCATTGCCGGAATTGTGTAAATAGGGTATGGCTCAAAGTACAATCAAATGGATCTTTAAGCACCTGTAAATGATAGTGGAAGCTCAATGTAGTCAGTTGATAGCATTTTGTATTATCAGAGTATAATGTACTGATTACTGAATGTTTTCTGTTTGTAGACTTTGTACATCTGAAATATTAGCTTTACTCTTTGGAAAATATACAAGTAATTTCCATACCAAGTGGGTAGTTTCAAGAGGGGTCAGTGTTAAAAGGTTTTAAAAGTTAGCAACTCAGCTAAATGTAAGACTTTGAGAAACAAAGTTGAACCTTTTATAGTTCACAAAATCTCaatgaagacggcgatatccgttacaagcttgtgacggataccgtttcctctcacaaaatacccatttagaggtgagtgggaagcacatggggggtgctccaccttgtcccctctcgctttttgtgagaggtcttcagcttgtgacgggattagcccgtcacaagcaagacgctttgtttaTAGTTTTATTGAGCGAACAATGGAGCACAAGTGGCCTATTTCTTAATAccattggtctcccttgtgacgggttaccatttgtggcgaatattttgtgagataaaatggtaacaaaatgggttagtggagaaaggggaccacatgaatagtgttgcagagagagaaaaagtgggtacattgtgaggtaaaatggtatccgtcttcaggttgtgacggatatgtcatgtcttcaatgagaatttgtgttcttaATAATAAAAAGTCTCGAAAATCAAGGATCATCGGCCTATGTTAAGTATCAGTACTTTTCACACGTATCACACCATTCAGTTTATATAGTTTTTCCTCCAAATGTTTTTACTAAGAAGAAGTCAATCTAACTTGCATAGTTGTATTACCTCCACCCTTATATGTCACTAGGTGAAATTGTCTTTTCTCGAACCAGGTATTCATTATATCCAAATCATATTGCTAATGCAAAATCTTGTATGTCACTTCCTGCTTCCGAAATCCCGTGAACGCTCTCAAAGCCATTCACATTTAACACAACACTCAAACTTCGAGATAACTTGCCGTTTTTGGACGATGACCTAACAACCCTTGCATATTTATCAGTACGCCTAAGCCTATGTAGTGTAGTGTATCCTTGCCCACTTGCCAGCACCCCCAGGCGCAAAGCTGGCGCGCCGCTCCCGGTTGACGACCTAGCAACTCTCACATACTTTTTACTACACCCGGGTCTAAAAAGTTCAGCACTTCGTTTTCGAGGAAACACCCAACGATTTGCAAattccgattcatgtccataaaatATGACGGGATTTTGTACGCAGGCTGTAACAAAAGCGAGAAAACGATATCGACCTCGTTGTCTTATACGGAGTAAATAATTGTTATTCATTATTGTTTCACCTTCTAATTTTTTGTTGAGATAAGACATTATTCTGAATCAGTTGAAGGCATTTAGAGTGAATTATGAAAGACCGAAAAAAAAGTGACTTAAATGATTTTTCTAAGTAGGTCCTAATTAAGATTTGCAAGAAATTCTCATAAAAATGCAAGTATAAACTTAATTTTACCATAGCACACTTTAGAAACACCGATAAATAAATAACGAAAAAGTTGGGACTATGGCCCTGttcttgtaatactacggatttcttaggctagtactcgaccgagtagtgtagattgtgtagtctgtttggctactgccgagtatgataaatactcgaccgagtagaggatactcggccgagtatactctatactcggtcgagtatccggtctggcgagaaTATTTCAGCGttttgattcgggagtaattagggattatatattcgataatcagtttctaaaacgtcatttgcaaacctaatcaaacctacgacactctaatcactctcaaatctctcctctgtgtgtgtggacATCGTAACTATCgcattcaatctttcattctttcgccggtaagtctttatccctatgttgttgatgattaattctagggtttgtctttattcatgaattgggggaaatggggttttgcagttagtgattggaattatgtgattgttgttgtaggtgacgacatgatatttgttatgcatttgtatggttgattgcagcgtaaacggattgcgaaaaggtagggtttccctactcagttactgttaattgatttaagactgtgcttgtgttgtaattgttgttatctgctgatcatcggagtatgggtgatgtgatgacggtggtgatgtggttgtgttgtgacggttgtggtgttgtgacagctgtgatgttgtggtgttgtgtgattgtggtggagtcacttgagggagtggcttcacaccctagctcgccctccgtggaacccgtcacgggaggggatgtgcacattaagggacagggattgttagtcgctcgttgatgagctggactaggtggggatgggctgcggtcacccactggcggcgaggattacctgttgcgatgggtaatctggcagggctacacacttcgggggatggaggatgatcagccggttacatggtttgtttgtcttatcttgattgaacggtaactgaccccggttgttgttttgtaaaacctgcggtaatccattcagggatggtgagcagattgtgacaggtaatgcagatgtttagctatgggacagtcttGGGGAGTCACCACTCAAGTCTAACTTCCGCCGTCAAAAGACTTTGCTTACATTCTctgtagttgttagacctttcatAGTTAATATTTGGTTGATTTTgaaaacatgtaatcactaagtctttatactttaataaaggttgtttggaattggtaactttgatatactaacctcggaaaatcgagatggtaacaacctttcatgctagggtagtccttggtaaagtactttggtatgaggggatgttacaaagtggtatcagagccgaagattctggcacctaaaactaatcaattcaatgaacttagggagtctaaataaaatgaacccggggagagttgtttggagctaccgcaaggacttgggagacgtcccggagtcgcactatggccctcacaaACTCAAGCCGGGCACGGGGGGAACTGTGTTGTGCGTTTGTTTGATTCATGTGTGTGGTGCGTCGAAATTGAATTCTTGGAACATGTGGTAGAAAGTGTAATGTGTGAAAATTTGTGAAGGACattgtgaaagtggtagaaaggcATGATGGAATTGATGTGTAAAATCAGTTGAAACGGTTTTGGCATGAAAAGTATTGGCATGTTACGTGTTTACTATGTTGCTTTCAGATTTATGACGTAATATGCTTAACTATGGGTAGCGATGCATAGTatatagaattgcatgcttaagtaTGTTATTGTAAGTTATGTTGTGTTTAATGCACGTGTGGATATGATGAAACttcacctatgtactggtttttagaaatattgagttgttattgtttgctttatttatgttcaagttgtggtgtttagaaaatttgatttgtatgaagatcgattacggaagggttgtcttaaaactgtcataagttaagttctagaaatgatatttctGTAATTCCAATTGGATGTGATAgattgtcttcttacgattctaacgataggtcacacgccctgATTGACCAAGTAacaagtgagatatgactgttttacgaaaactggacggtgctgagaactgcgccgatactcgaccgagtagtccctactcggccgagtatcttttatactcgaccaagtattccatattcggccgagtaatctttctgtgataaGTCTATTTAGCTTCTGGAGTTgtgactcggccgagtagtctcattactcgaccgagtaccctatactcgacctagtatgctatgtactcgatcgagtacttcgatggacggtcattttgagtcggtggttaTGTTCTTACGGTtgtttgagtcgtagggtatgtatacatatatgttttgggtcttaaagcattcttttatatatgtgacggttttgatacgtaagttaccaaatgttaTGATAgagagaatgccggcttatgagggataggtgttggatataaaggacatgagttatatatggttgtgagggatagtgaaAAAAGGAAACGgaggaatgatgagctaatcaagGTAAGGAACATGttggtgagatatggtgagtgatatcgtcgtgtgttgagtaatataaaagtcagtgtttatgggcaagggtgatgtaagtgaaaaaaaacgtgagaatgaaagattgagatgagggatacgaattgtgacatattgggatgtgtaaggatttatggagggagacggttaggattgagttgcttaaggatatatgtagtgaaaggttATGGTAGAGGGATAGAGAAGTAGGGTAtgtagtgaacttagatggagttatgtcgcgacgtggatttgtagatagtgactgagtttgggaatttggaatatcaaggggtgagcctagtgtgtaattctttgggaaattaacggtatgaggtaaatttttggttttgtagagACATGAAAGGGAGATACGATTAATCGAAGGGTAACCGTTAGTGTTCGACTtcatggtgacaagggtgagtgagaagtaagatgagagaggataaaggataagatattgatatgaatggATGGAATTAGAGTTCTGGAGCTATGAGAAAATAAGCAATtgctaaagagttaggtagaaagataAAGGAGATGTattattaatttgtattattgagtaaaaagggggaaagagggatggaagtaagttgagagaacgttgaccggagttaagaagcatgaaggtaggaaattatgtaaatgtacgatagcctcaccagagggtgtgagttaatggttatataggagagcaggacgacgtgttagccgtgagtttcgaggtattaagggagtatgaGGCTTGTAGAATGTTTGCACGGTCCGAGATTTTGGTGGAGGGTCAGGTGACGAtacgataaaggatagaattgggaataatgttgaggaaaattttgttgatggattggatgttcgttatttgggatgataaccaaagagaggaaacggattgttatattaaggggtgatggtacgtattaggaagctcttttgatcaaacacctaatcccgcccgcctcgatagcggcctctactaatgattagggaagtaattcgtacttgatatatcgtcgattatatgcatgcaatgcaacatccaagttttaatcatagcatgtgaagattagactaagtcggtgaaacatgtagtttagcatacaattgggtcaaagtaggttttaaggttcaattacatgtgaaggcatacaaatgatacaaaatacaatgataaatataataaagaaaattacaataattacaacgggtttagcgatttatgtcgaaaatacctttaaaacggataatttgagaaaagaaatgaataaaggaattaacgaacggaacagtaggcgataatacggttaatagttaattatacgtaagctgataaactaagtcaagacagaacggaaattcagagacagaaatcaacctggaacaggcgcagcaggactgcgccctttggaagaggcgcaacatttgTTGCGTCTGTTcaaagggtgagttctggctgtgaagccggaactgcaaatcgttaatactaattggtgattttaatgattgattaatatatttgactcggatggaagtgatttaattcattaattacatatgaatgagtcataaaagcaataaaacatggatgagacggatgcaaacgaattaattacatgaatgaacgattgattagtgacataggtgaattaaataagttaaatatgacgaattaatgacgaattaacgacgaatatgcgatgaatatgacaatagacagatgaaaatatatcaaaagtCGAATTTCAGAAACTCAATACGAACGAATCGAACTTCtataacccggattgattttaatgacgaaaacccgcaaatatgagattactagtttgaatgcccgtgcgttgcaacggggtaattaacttatttataatacaaaaaaaaatgttataagggtttaatgtttacattctatgtctaatgatttatttacatattattaaaatatctctttaaaaaaatccaagattaatatatacgtgggttaactcttatttataatcatataatcagcccaccttatactaatttttcgatgtgggacaattctactatttataagtaatatattcaccaaacttgggttatttttctgatgtggaacaattctactatttatacgtagtatatcatcaaacctgctttgtttttcaatgtgggacaaataacatacacagaattacaccatcttttttgcacttagttcgacattcaaccagatcccgaataccgaatacggacaattgctactcattatatctaatagttatatttaaatttaataatatgatcaagtactctccattaatatttgtcgttttttttcttcattttttttttatcatagttgagatacggaaattttccgtggtaccccttaattttgtcagagtttccatgttacccctacttttaagaatctgcctatggtatccttgaggttccatttttttgcccatgataccccctaatgtaaaggctgttaaatggacgctaagtttgatggcgtggcaataaaataacaattaaaaaataataccccctttattgttttattggtaccgATATCTCTCTCTtctaaatgaaaatttaattaactactccctcccatccaaaccaaaggtaacacttaccttATTCGGACCATCCAAACCAAACTACCCATTCCTTTTTTGGTAAAAAAACATTACTAAAAACTCCTCCTACACCCTTATTATTTACCTACAATGCCATCATATTTGTGGTCCTCCTTTAGTCAAGTTATAAGTGGTCTTACTTCAATTCCAATACTACCCttatcttttctttcttttcttaaaacttgtgctccctcccatgttacctttggtttggat is a window encoding:
- the LOC141600102 gene encoding ACT domain-containing protein ACR10; protein product: MGILHDDVVVMSPPDKEGDPTVITVNCPDKLGLGCDLSHILLSFGLCISRVDFATDGKWCYIVMWVIGKATTRWGLVKKRLVGACPTCSSASGISYYREELQHPPKPPNVFLLKFCCHDRMGLLHDVTEVLCELELYIQRVKVSTTPDGKVLDIFFITDTRELMHTKRRQEDTKEHLRVVLGDEVVCDIEEVDIEVTGFSQASTFLRSAITDEAFNFENPDKDGICNSVSMDNSLSPSHTLIQIVCRDYNGLLYDLMRTLKDYNIQIAYGRGTTKQNGNCEIDLFVVQADGKKIVDSSKQSALCSRLSNELIQPLKVAVVSRGPDTELLVANPVELSGRGRPLVIYHVTLALKSLNICVFSAEIGRHNIEHRECEVYRFLLNEGDCISVPREKIEKTVWQTLMGWE